In Luteimonas sp. MC1750, the following proteins share a genomic window:
- the fdhD gene encoding formate dehydrogenase accessory sulfurtransferase FdhD — protein sequence MLRGVERWRGGEVRHVEDHVAEEVPVAFVYNDQPFAVMMATPADIADFATGFALSEGIVERLADVSVEHIETFIEGIEVRLRIPAARAQALARRRRSMAGRSGCGVCGSELLEAALRYPPPVASDVRVTTAALRRALGELRAAQALTALTGAAHAAGWMAVDGSLLLAREDVGRHNALDKLIGAMAAAGHQPEAGFLVVTSRASYEMAMKAASAGISFMAAISAPTALAISLAEHADLTLLGFARDDGQAVYTHPRRLLADRPAASGDTGASAGTPP from the coding sequence GTGCTGCGCGGGGTCGAGCGCTGGCGCGGCGGCGAGGTCCGGCACGTCGAGGACCATGTCGCCGAGGAGGTCCCGGTGGCCTTCGTCTACAACGACCAGCCCTTCGCGGTGATGATGGCCACGCCCGCCGACATCGCCGATTTCGCCACCGGCTTCGCGCTCAGCGAGGGCATCGTGGAGCGCCTGGCGGACGTGTCGGTCGAGCACATCGAGACCTTCATCGAAGGCATCGAAGTGCGGCTGCGCATTCCCGCTGCGCGCGCGCAGGCACTGGCCCGGCGCCGGCGCAGCATGGCCGGCCGCAGCGGCTGCGGGGTCTGCGGCAGCGAGCTGCTGGAGGCGGCCCTGCGCTACCCGCCGCCGGTCGCATCCGACGTGCGGGTGACCACCGCCGCGCTGCGCCGCGCCCTGGGCGAACTGCGCGCCGCGCAGGCGCTCACCGCGCTCACCGGCGCGGCGCATGCCGCAGGCTGGATGGCAGTGGACGGCAGCCTGCTGCTGGCGCGCGAGGACGTCGGCCGCCACAACGCCCTCGACAAGCTGATCGGCGCCATGGCCGCCGCCGGCCATCAGCCCGAAGCCGGCTTCCTCGTGGTCACCAGCCGCGCCAGCTACGAAATGGCCATGAAGGCGGCCAGCGCCGGCATCTCCTTCATGGCCGCGATCTCGGCGCCGACCGCACTCGCGATCTCGCTGGCCGAGCATGCGGACCTGACCCTGCTGGGCTTCGCCCGCGACGACGGCCAGGCGGTCTACACGCATCCCCGGCGGCTGCTTGCCGACCGGCCAGCTGCGTCCGGCGACACCGGGGCCAGCGCAGGTACGCCGCCATGA
- a CDS encoding FdhF/YdeP family oxidoreductase, translating into MSDGPIRRYDGPAGGWDALRSVARQLVREDVGLGGARALLHANQPDGFDCPGCAWPDRDHTSTFEFCENGAKAVAAEATRHRAGPELFARHSVARLSEYSDHWLESQGRLTTPMRYDAATGHYVPATWDEAFALIAGHLRALPSPDQAIFYTSGRTSNEAAFLYQLFVREYGTNNFPDCSNMCHESSGTALKPQVGVGKGTVSLQDFEQADCILVFGQNPGTNHPRMLGELRDAARRGCRIAAFNPLRERGLERFADPQDKLEMLRGGSTRIASDYFQLKIGGDLAAVKGMVKHVLERDDEALAQGRPSLLDRAFIAEHTTGFEAFAADVRAESWDTIAAESGLDPARLRQAGDLYLQSERVIACWGMGITQHRHSVATIRMIANLMLLRGNLGRPGAGLCPVRGHSNVQGDRTMMIWERPPAAFLDRLREVFGFEPPRAEGYDTVAAIEAMLDGRARVFFAMGGNFAAATPDTGATARGLRTCALTVHVATKLNRSHLVHGREALILPCLGRTEIDLQASGPQAVTVEDSMSMVHLSAGIRPPASATLLSEPSIIARLAQATLGEQSTVDWSWLVEDYDRIRDLVARVFDDFHDFNARVRVPGGFRLPNGARERRWDTASGKAAFIAAAVPVDNPIHRARAAGAALDAPPVFLLATMRSHDQYNTTIYGLDDRYRGVFGERRVLFTHADDIAALGMQAGDRVDLESLADDGVRRQARGFLLVAYDIPRGCLAAYYPETNPLVPLSSFAEGSRTPTSKSVPVVLAPHRPDGAAARQRDIPAAVVG; encoded by the coding sequence ATGAGCGACGGCCCGATCCGCAGGTACGACGGCCCGGCCGGCGGCTGGGACGCGCTCAGGAGCGTCGCCCGCCAGCTGGTCAGGGAGGACGTCGGCCTCGGTGGCGCCCGCGCCCTGCTCCACGCCAACCAGCCGGACGGCTTCGACTGTCCCGGCTGCGCCTGGCCCGACCGCGACCACACCTCCACCTTCGAGTTCTGCGAGAACGGCGCCAAGGCCGTTGCCGCCGAGGCCACGCGCCACCGCGCCGGGCCGGAGCTGTTCGCCCGCCACAGCGTCGCGCGGCTGTCGGAATACAGCGACCACTGGCTCGAATCCCAGGGCCGGCTCACCACGCCGATGCGCTACGACGCGGCGACCGGCCACTACGTCCCTGCGACCTGGGACGAGGCCTTCGCGCTGATCGCAGGCCATCTCAGGGCCCTGCCCTCGCCCGACCAGGCGATCTTCTATACCTCGGGCCGCACGTCGAACGAGGCCGCCTTCCTGTACCAGCTGTTCGTACGGGAGTACGGGACCAACAATTTCCCCGACTGCTCGAACATGTGCCACGAGTCCTCGGGCACCGCGCTCAAGCCGCAGGTCGGCGTCGGCAAGGGCACTGTCTCGCTGCAGGACTTCGAGCAGGCCGACTGCATCCTGGTGTTCGGCCAGAACCCGGGCACCAACCACCCGCGCATGCTCGGCGAGCTGCGCGACGCGGCCAGGCGCGGCTGCAGGATCGCCGCGTTCAATCCGCTGCGCGAGCGCGGACTGGAGCGCTTTGCCGACCCGCAGGACAAGCTGGAGATGCTGCGCGGCGGCTCGACCCGGATCGCGTCGGACTACTTCCAGCTGAAGATCGGTGGCGACCTGGCCGCGGTGAAGGGCATGGTCAAGCACGTGCTCGAGCGCGACGACGAGGCCCTGGCGCAGGGCCGGCCTTCGCTCCTCGACCGCGCCTTCATCGCCGAACACACCACCGGCTTCGAGGCCTTCGCCGCCGATGTGCGCGCGGAGTCCTGGGACACGATCGCCGCCGAGTCGGGACTCGACCCGGCCCGCCTGCGCCAGGCGGGTGATCTCTACCTGCAGTCCGAGCGCGTGATCGCCTGCTGGGGCATGGGCATCACCCAGCACCGGCACTCGGTCGCGACCATCCGGATGATCGCCAACCTGATGCTGCTGCGCGGCAACCTCGGCCGCCCGGGCGCCGGGCTGTGCCCGGTGCGCGGCCACAGCAACGTGCAGGGCGACCGCACGATGATGATCTGGGAGAGGCCGCCTGCCGCCTTCCTCGACCGCCTGCGCGAGGTGTTCGGCTTCGAACCGCCGCGCGCGGAAGGCTACGACACCGTGGCGGCGATCGAGGCCATGCTCGACGGCCGCGCGCGGGTGTTCTTCGCCATGGGCGGCAACTTCGCCGCCGCCACCCCCGACACCGGGGCCACCGCGCGCGGCCTGCGCACCTGCGCGCTCACCGTGCACGTGGCCACCAAGCTCAACCGCAGCCACCTGGTGCACGGGCGCGAGGCGCTGATCCTGCCCTGCCTCGGCCGGACCGAAATCGACCTGCAGGCGAGCGGACCGCAGGCCGTCACGGTGGAGGACTCGATGAGCATGGTGCACCTGTCGGCAGGCATCCGGCCGCCGGCATCGGCCACCCTGCTGTCGGAGCCCTCGATCATCGCGCGCTTGGCGCAGGCCACGCTGGGCGAGCAGTCGACGGTCGACTGGTCCTGGCTGGTCGAGGACTACGACCGCATCCGCGACCTGGTCGCGCGCGTGTTCGACGACTTCCACGACTTCAACGCACGCGTGCGCGTGCCGGGAGGCTTCCGCCTGCCCAACGGCGCCCGCGAGCGGCGCTGGGACACCGCGAGCGGCAAGGCGGCCTTCATCGCGGCCGCGGTGCCGGTCGACAACCCGATCCACCGCGCGCGCGCGGCGGGCGCCGCCCTGGACGCGCCGCCGGTGTTCCTGCTGGCGACCATGCGCTCCCACGACCAGTACAACACCACCATCTACGGACTGGATGACCGCTACCGCGGCGTTTTCGGCGAGCGGCGGGTGCTCTTCACCCACGCCGACGACATCGCCGCACTCGGCATGCAGGCCGGCGACCGGGTCGATCTGGAGAGCCTGGCCGACGACGGCGTGCGCCGGCAGGCCAGGGGCTTCCTGCTGGTCGCCTACGACATCCCGCGCGGCTGCCTGGCGGCTTACTACCCCGAGACCAATCCGCTGGTGCCGCTGTCGAGCTTCGCCGAAGGCTCGCGCACGCCCACCTCCAAGTCGGTCCCGGTCGTGCTGGCTCCCCACCGTCCCGACGGCGCCGCGGCGCGCCAGCGCGACATCCCCGCCGCCGTTGTCGGCTGA
- a CDS encoding response regulator transcription factor, with protein sequence MTSDANPAAALTTGRPDVLVVDDDTDIVDLIDRYLGAHGFAVRAAHTGADMHLALAAAAPDVVLLDLGLPDVDGLSLLQQLRTHWQGPVIVVSGRGGAVERVVGLELGADDYVAKPFDFRELLARIRSVLRRAAPVEAQPVAGTPRRLAFAHLVVDLAARRMHDAAGTEIPLTTGEFDLLRALLERPNEVRSRDELMTSLYGREAGPFDRAIDVGVARLRRKVEPDPANPDLIRSVRGLGYLLAAEVRPA encoded by the coding sequence ATGACGTCCGACGCCAACCCGGCTGCAGCCTTGACCACGGGGCGTCCCGACGTCCTGGTCGTCGACGACGACACCGACATCGTCGACCTCATCGACCGCTACCTGGGCGCACATGGCTTCGCCGTCCGCGCCGCGCACACCGGCGCCGACATGCACCTCGCCCTGGCCGCGGCCGCGCCCGACGTCGTCCTGCTCGACCTCGGCCTGCCCGACGTCGACGGCCTCTCGCTGCTTCAGCAGTTGCGCACCCACTGGCAGGGGCCGGTGATCGTGGTCAGCGGCCGCGGCGGCGCGGTGGAGCGCGTGGTCGGGCTCGAGCTGGGCGCCGACGATTACGTCGCCAAGCCTTTCGACTTCCGCGAGCTGCTGGCGCGCATCCGTTCGGTGCTGCGCCGCGCCGCGCCGGTCGAGGCGCAGCCGGTGGCCGGCACGCCGCGCCGGTTGGCGTTCGCGCACCTGGTCGTCGACCTGGCGGCGCGGCGGATGCATGACGCCGCCGGCACCGAGATCCCGCTCACCACCGGTGAATTCGACCTGCTGCGCGCCCTGCTCGAGCGGCCCAACGAGGTCCGCAGCCGCGACGAGCTGATGACCAGCCTGTACGGCCGCGAAGCCGGGCCCTTCGACCGCGCGATCGACGTCGGCGTCGCGCGCCTGCGGCGCAAGGTGGAGCCGGACCCGGCGAACCCGGACCTCATCCGCTCGGTGCGCGGCCTCGGCTACCTGCTTGCCGCCGAGGTGCGGCCGGCATGA
- a CDS encoding ATP-binding protein gives MSDGALPVHAIPGLFEAVPDALVVIGPDGRILHANGQAEALFGHPRGSLEGREIEDLLPAAARARHRDYRDRYMGQPHVRPMGATGQTLTGLRSDGSEFAVEIALSPLQSTAGPRYLASVRDISGTQRVRQALARARYDAIAARIGQLALETGTEAELLELLPGLLAEALGVDSVAILAAPHDAHPAGVRAAIGPAWSVAGTTPRPFAGQHREAWIIDDVAVDPSAAALFPLPLPPSGSAVMVPVLERHRVAGALLASAREPRRFDHDTRHLLQSAAATLGAFVQQRRAEEQLAHAHRLDAIGQLTGGVAHDFNNLLTVMSGSLQLLETEVASDSGRELLASALRTVGRGAELTAKLLAFARRQRLLPREVDVPALLHDVERVLRSTLGDAVRLRLEVEDGVSSACIDAGQLEAALLNLVLNARDALPQGGEIVLGAGEESVKRPRPGLPAGRYLRLSVRDTGRGMPADVLARAMEPFFTTKGRERGSGLGLSMVHGFARQSGGDLEIDSSPGVGTEARLYLPLGGAGANDAPATPVSAASSSGSGERVLVVEDDPAVRAITVAFLRTGGYAVEAVADAEAALVRLREDDGFALLFTDVMLGPGMDGKRLAVAARGLRPGLPVLLTSGDEEHAADAAATSGLRLLRKPWRREVLVEAVRDELAR, from the coding sequence ATGAGCGACGGCGCACTGCCCGTTCACGCCATCCCGGGACTGTTCGAAGCCGTGCCCGACGCGCTGGTGGTGATCGGTCCCGACGGCCGCATCCTGCACGCCAACGGCCAGGCGGAAGCGCTGTTCGGCCACCCGCGCGGCAGCCTCGAAGGCCGTGAGATCGAGGACCTGCTGCCGGCCGCGGCGCGCGCGCGCCACCGCGACTACCGCGACCGCTACATGGGCCAGCCGCACGTGCGGCCCATGGGCGCGACCGGTCAGACCCTGACCGGACTGCGCAGCGACGGCAGCGAATTCGCGGTCGAGATCGCGCTGAGTCCGCTGCAATCGACCGCCGGCCCGCGCTACCTGGCGTCGGTGCGCGACATCTCCGGCACCCAGCGCGTGCGCCAGGCGCTGGCGCGGGCGCGCTACGACGCCATCGCCGCGCGCATCGGACAGCTGGCGCTGGAGACCGGCACCGAGGCGGAATTGCTCGAGCTGCTGCCCGGCCTGCTGGCCGAGGCCCTCGGCGTCGACTCGGTGGCGATCCTGGCGGCCCCGCACGATGCCCACCCGGCGGGAGTCCGCGCGGCCATCGGCCCGGCGTGGAGCGTCGCCGGCACCACGCCGCGGCCCTTCGCCGGCCAGCACCGCGAGGCCTGGATCATCGACGACGTCGCCGTCGATCCGTCGGCAGCCGCCCTGTTCCCGCTGCCGCTGCCGCCCTCGGGCAGCGCGGTCATGGTCCCGGTGCTCGAACGCCACCGCGTGGCCGGCGCCCTGCTGGCCAGCGCCCGCGAACCACGCCGCTTCGACCACGACACGCGCCACCTCCTGCAGTCCGCGGCTGCCACGCTCGGCGCATTCGTGCAGCAGCGCCGCGCCGAGGAACAGCTCGCGCATGCCCACCGCCTGGACGCGATCGGCCAGCTGACCGGCGGCGTGGCGCATGACTTCAACAACCTGCTGACGGTGATGTCGGGCAGCCTGCAGCTGCTGGAGACGGAGGTCGCCAGCGACTCGGGACGCGAACTGCTGGCCAGCGCCCTGCGCACGGTCGGCCGCGGTGCCGAGCTCACCGCCAAGCTGCTGGCCTTCGCGCGCCGCCAGCGCCTGCTGCCGCGCGAGGTCGACGTCCCGGCGCTGCTGCACGACGTCGAGCGGGTGCTGCGGAGCACGCTGGGGGACGCCGTGCGGCTGCGGCTCGAGGTCGAGGACGGCGTCTCGTCCGCCTGCATCGACGCCGGCCAGCTGGAAGCCGCGCTGCTCAACCTGGTGCTCAACGCGCGCGATGCGCTGCCGCAGGGCGGCGAGATCGTGCTCGGGGCCGGCGAGGAAAGCGTCAAGCGGCCCCGGCCCGGCCTGCCCGCAGGGCGCTACCTGCGGCTCTCGGTGCGCGACACCGGACGCGGCATGCCGGCGGACGTGCTGGCGCGCGCCATGGAGCCGTTCTTCACGACCAAGGGCCGCGAGCGCGGCAGCGGCCTGGGCCTCAGCATGGTGCATGGCTTCGCGCGCCAGAGCGGCGGCGACCTGGAGATCGACAGCAGCCCGGGCGTGGGCACCGAGGCCCGGCTGTACCTCCCGCTGGGTGGCGCCGGCGCGAATGACGCGCCGGCAACGCCTGTGTCCGCCGCGTCGTCATCGGGCAGCGGCGAGCGCGTACTGGTGGTCGAGGATGACCCTGCGGTGCGCGCGATCACCGTCGCCTTCCTGCGCACGGGCGGCTACGCCGTCGAGGCGGTCGCCGACGCCGAGGCGGCCCTGGTGCGCCTGCGCGAGGATGACGGCTTCGCCCTGCTCTTCACCGACGTGATGCTGGGCCCCGGCATGGACGGCAAGCGCCTGGCGGTCGCCGCCCGCGGGCTGCGACCGGGCCTGCCGGTGCTGCTGACCTCGGGCGACGAGGAACACGCCGCGGACGCGGCGGCCACCTCGGGCCTGCGGCTGTTGCGCAAGCCCTGGCGACGCGAGGTGCTGGTGGAGGCCGTGCGCGACGAACTCGCGCGCTAG
- a CDS encoding helix-turn-helix domain-containing protein — protein sequence MFHNAMSSQSAARGQAGDWSSDRQQHAAPALESLLLRWPPRVHRMEPRQALFHAGQPRHSLYYVRSGCFKTSVLSEDGREKITGFRMRGDLLGLDSVDMPAHACDAVALDGAEVWELPCARLQDMLPEIQSRVTAMLAGEIRRDWRWMLAIGTLGADQRVVAFLLDLSARFATLALDPELLQLRMTRAELGNFLSLTLETVTRALSRMQARGMIEVSGRRIRIVDEGGLRAVLAGEDERCH from the coding sequence ATGTTCCACAACGCCATGTCCAGCCAGTCCGCCGCCCGCGGCCAGGCAGGTGACTGGTCCTCCGACCGCCAGCAGCACGCGGCGCCGGCGCTTGAATCGCTGCTGCTGCGCTGGCCGCCGCGGGTGCACCGGATGGAGCCGCGCCAGGCGCTGTTCCATGCCGGCCAGCCGCGCCACTCGCTCTATTACGTGCGCAGCGGCTGCTTCAAGACCAGCGTGCTGAGCGAGGACGGCCGAGAGAAGATCACTGGCTTCCGCATGCGCGGCGACCTGCTGGGCCTCGACTCGGTGGACATGCCGGCCCATGCCTGCGATGCGGTGGCGCTGGACGGGGCCGAAGTCTGGGAGCTGCCCTGCGCGCGCCTGCAGGACATGCTGCCGGAGATCCAGTCGCGGGTGACCGCCATGCTCGCCGGCGAAATCCGCCGCGACTGGCGCTGGATGCTGGCCATCGGCACGCTGGGCGCCGACCAGCGCGTGGTCGCGTTCCTGCTCGACCTGTCGGCGCGCTTTGCCACCCTGGCCCTCGACCCTGAGCTGCTGCAGCTGCGCATGACCCGCGCCGAGCTCGGCAACTTCCTCTCGCTGACCCTGGAAACCGTGACCCGCGCGCTGTCGCGCATGCAGGCCCGCGGCATGATCGAAGTCAGCGGCCGACGCATCCGCATCGTTGACGAGGGGGGCCTGCGCGCGGTGCTCGCCGGCGAGGACGAGCGCTGCCACTAG
- a CDS encoding OmpA family protein, which yields MRTSPRILVVSLAASAVLLTSCASYTGQTSDPNDPNKTRRGALIGAGIGAVAGLLSGSDATERRQRALVGAGVGGITGGAVGAYQDRQEAELRRQTAGTGIVVDRDGDVIKLNLPDGVTFDFNKTDLKPQFYPALNNVARTLSEYNQTIVEVAGHTDNVGGDAVNQRISEQRASSVANYLIGQGLMRERFEVVGFGKSMPIADNATEQGRALNRRVEIRVVPLQG from the coding sequence ATGCGCACGTCGCCCCGTATCCTCGTCGTCTCGCTCGCCGCCAGCGCGGTCCTGCTCACCAGCTGCGCCAGCTACACCGGCCAGACGAGTGATCCCAACGATCCGAACAAGACCCGTCGCGGCGCGCTGATCGGCGCCGGCATCGGCGCGGTGGCCGGGCTGCTGAGCGGCTCCGACGCCACCGAGCGTCGCCAGCGCGCGCTGGTGGGCGCCGGCGTGGGCGGCATCACCGGCGGCGCCGTCGGCGCCTACCAGGATCGCCAGGAGGCCGAACTGCGCCGCCAGACCGCCGGCACCGGCATCGTGGTCGACCGCGACGGCGACGTCATCAAGCTCAACCTGCCCGATGGCGTGACCTTCGATTTCAACAAGACCGACCTCAAGCCGCAGTTCTACCCGGCGCTCAACAACGTCGCGCGCACGCTGTCCGAGTACAACCAGACCATCGTGGAAGTCGCCGGTCACACCGACAATGTCGGTGGCGATGCGGTCAACCAGCGCATTTCCGAGCAGCGCGCCTCCTCGGTGGCCAACTACCTGATCGGCCAGGGCCTGATGCGCGAGCGCTTCGAGGTCGTGGGCTTCGGCAAGTCGATGCCGATCGCCGACAATGCGACCGAGCAGGGCCGCGCCCTGAACCGCCGCGTCGAGATCCGCGTGGTGCCGCTGCAGGGCTGA
- the alr gene encoding alanine racemase: protein MSLPVSERPTRALVDLDRIAGNLHAIRAHVGVPVMAIVKANAYGHGLVPVARHLQSVGVEHLGVAFPEEGIALRRAGITVPILVLGGVFAQQVAQYIAHDLQITVSSLEKLHQVEATAEAMGQRATVHLKVDTGMQRIGVHAWSAGPFIEAAVASRWITLAGIFSHLACADEPDSPMTALQLERFDEACAHFTRIGAPMPPRHIANSGGVLHFPQARLDMVRPGIMLYGVLPGAACRPTVAVEPAMSLVSRVVYFKVVEAGHTVSYGGSWAPTRDTRVLTIPIGYGDGFPRALSSRGSVLIRGQRFPIVGRVCMDQFMVDIGDQSAWNDDEVVLIGRQGGGELRVEQVAEAAGMIPYEVLVGLNDRIPRLYSGGDYPAAE, encoded by the coding sequence GTGAGCCTGCCCGTTTCCGAACGCCCGACCCGCGCGCTGGTCGACCTGGACCGCATCGCGGGCAACCTGCACGCGATCCGCGCGCACGTCGGCGTGCCGGTGATGGCCATCGTCAAGGCCAATGCCTACGGCCACGGCCTGGTGCCGGTGGCGCGCCACCTGCAGTCGGTGGGCGTCGAGCACCTGGGCGTCGCATTTCCCGAAGAGGGCATCGCGCTGCGCCGCGCCGGCATCACCGTGCCGATCCTGGTGCTCGGCGGCGTGTTCGCGCAGCAGGTCGCGCAGTACATCGCGCACGACCTGCAGATCACCGTCTCCTCGCTGGAGAAGCTGCACCAGGTCGAAGCGACGGCCGAGGCCATGGGCCAGCGCGCCACCGTGCACCTCAAGGTCGACACCGGCATGCAGCGCATCGGCGTGCACGCGTGGAGCGCCGGCCCCTTCATCGAGGCGGCGGTGGCGTCGCGCTGGATCACCCTGGCCGGCATCTTCTCCCACCTGGCCTGCGCGGACGAGCCGGACTCGCCGATGACCGCGCTGCAGCTCGAGCGCTTCGACGAGGCCTGCGCCCACTTCACGCGGATCGGTGCGCCGATGCCACCCCGGCACATCGCCAACTCGGGCGGCGTGCTGCACTTCCCGCAGGCGCGCCTGGACATGGTGCGGCCCGGGATCATGCTCTACGGCGTGCTGCCGGGCGCGGCCTGCCGGCCGACGGTGGCGGTGGAGCCGGCGATGAGCCTGGTGTCGCGGGTGGTGTACTTCAAGGTGGTCGAGGCCGGGCACACGGTCAGCTACGGTGGCAGCTGGGCGCCGACGCGCGACACCCGCGTGCTGACCATCCCGATCGGCTATGGCGACGGCTTTCCGCGCGCGTTGTCCTCGCGGGGTTCGGTGCTGATCCGCGGGCAGCGCTTCCCGATCGTCGGCCGGGTGTGCATGGACCAGTTCATGGTCGACATCGGAGACCAGAGCGCCTGGAACGACGACGAGGTCGTGTTGATCGGCCGGCAGGGCGGCGGGGAACTGCGCGTCGAGCAGGTCGCCGAGGCGGCGGGCATGATTCCCTACGAGGTCCTGGTGGGCCTGAACGACCGGATCCCCAGGCTGTACAGCGGCGGAGACTATCCGGCTGCTGAATAG
- a CDS encoding replicative DNA helicase yields the protein MSARPGFKRDGRDPHGRGDARVEHLRLPPQSVEAEQAVIGGLMLSPEAYDRVGDQLDEVDFYRRDHQLIFRAIKELAERNRPFDAVTLGEWFESQGQSELVAGGAYLVELATTTPSAANIVAYAEIVRDKAVLRQLIEVGTGIVNDGFQPEGRESSEILAKAEQDVFAIAEAGNRGRKDFTAVNDAMKDAFDVLQTRYAAGGSITGLPTGYVEFDEMTAGLQPTDLIILAARPAMGKTTLALNIAEYAAMKTRKPVAVFSMEMSASQLALRLISSVGRVNAARLRTGQLEDEDWSRISSAIRLLKETKIFIDDTPALSPDALRAKARRLKREHGLGMIMIDYLQLMQVPGNSENRATEISEISRSLKALAKELNVPVMALSQLNRSLETRTDKRPVMADLRESGAIEQDADLIVFIYRDDYYNKENSPDKGLAEVIIGKHRNGPTGAVKLKFFGEYTRFDNLAHDSVGSFE from the coding sequence ATGAGCGCCAGACCCGGCTTCAAGCGTGACGGCCGCGACCCGCACGGGCGTGGCGATGCCCGGGTCGAACACCTGCGCCTTCCGCCCCAGTCGGTCGAGGCCGAGCAGGCCGTCATCGGCGGGCTGATGCTGTCGCCCGAGGCCTATGACCGCGTCGGCGACCAGCTCGACGAGGTCGACTTCTACCGCCGCGACCACCAGCTGATCTTCCGCGCCATCAAGGAACTGGCCGAGCGCAACCGTCCGTTCGACGCGGTGACGCTCGGCGAGTGGTTCGAATCGCAGGGCCAGTCCGAGCTGGTGGCCGGCGGCGCCTACCTGGTGGAGCTCGCCACCACCACGCCGTCGGCCGCGAACATCGTGGCCTATGCCGAAATCGTCCGCGACAAGGCGGTGCTGCGGCAGCTGATCGAGGTCGGTACCGGCATCGTCAACGACGGCTTCCAGCCGGAGGGCCGCGAGAGCTCCGAGATCCTGGCCAAGGCCGAGCAGGACGTGTTCGCGATCGCCGAGGCCGGCAACCGCGGCCGCAAGGACTTCACCGCGGTCAACGACGCCATGAAGGACGCCTTCGACGTCCTGCAGACGCGCTATGCCGCCGGCGGCTCGATCACCGGCCTGCCCACCGGCTACGTCGAGTTCGACGAGATGACCGCCGGCCTGCAGCCCACCGACCTGATCATCCTGGCCGCGCGCCCGGCCATGGGCAAGACCACGCTGGCGCTCAACATCGCCGAATACGCGGCGATGAAGACGCGCAAGCCGGTGGCCGTGTTCTCGATGGAAATGTCGGCCAGCCAGCTCGCGCTGCGCCTGATCTCCTCGGTCGGCCGCGTCAATGCCGCGCGCCTGCGCACCGGCCAGCTCGAGGACGAGGACTGGAGCCGCATCTCGAGCGCGATCCGGCTGCTGAAGGAAACCAAGATCTTCATCGACGACACGCCCGCGCTGTCGCCCGACGCCCTACGCGCCAAGGCGCGCCGGCTCAAGCGCGAGCACGGCCTGGGCATGATCATGATCGACTACCTGCAGCTGATGCAGGTGCCGGGCAACAGCGAGAACCGCGCCACCGAGATCTCCGAGATCAGCCGCTCGCTGAAGGCGCTGGCGAAGGAGCTCAACGTGCCGGTGATGGCGCTGTCGCAGCTCAACCGCTCGCTGGAAACGCGCACGGACAAGCGCCCGGTGATGGCGGACCTGCGCGAGTCCGGCGCGATCGAGCAGGACGCCGACCTGATCGTCTTCATCTACCGCGACGACTACTACAACAAGGAAAACTCGCCGGACAAGGGCCTGGCCGAAGTGATCATCGGCAAGCATCGCAATGGCCCGACCGGCGCGGTGAAGCTCAAGTTCTTCGGCGAGTACACCCGCTTCGACAACCTGGCCCACGACTCGGTCGGAAGCTTCGAGTAG
- the rplI gene encoding 50S ribosomal protein L9, with protein sequence MDLILLQKVVNLGNLGDKVSVKPGYGRNFLVPQGKAVPATAANLAGFETRRAEYEAKAQSSLDEANTRVAALEGASVTVYANASTEGKLYGSVGPRDIAEALTKAGTPVEKSEVVMGEGAFRTVGEYEVVVHLHADVETTVKVVVEPEAA encoded by the coding sequence ATGGATCTGATCCTCCTGCAGAAGGTCGTCAACCTCGGCAACCTTGGCGACAAGGTCAGCGTGAAGCCCGGCTACGGCCGCAACTTCCTCGTGCCGCAGGGCAAGGCCGTCCCGGCCACCGCCGCCAACCTGGCCGGTTTCGAGACGCGCCGCGCCGAGTACGAGGCCAAGGCACAGTCGAGCCTGGACGAGGCCAACACGCGCGTCGCCGCGCTCGAAGGCGCCAGCGTCACCGTCTACGCCAATGCGTCGACCGAGGGCAAGCTGTACGGCTCGGTCGGTCCGCGCGACATCGCCGAGGCCCTGACCAAGGCCGGCACCCCGGTCGAGAAGTCCGAAGTGGTGATGGGCGAGGGCGCCTTCCGCACCGTCGGCGAGTACGAGGTCGTCGTGCACCTGCACGCCGACGTCGAGACCACCGTCAAGGTCGTGGTCGAACCCGAAGCCGCCTGA
- the rpsR gene encoding 30S ribosomal protein S18, translating to MSKFFRRRKFCKFTAEGVKEIDYKDLNTLRQNLTENGKIVPSRITGTKSKYQRQLATAVKRARFLALIPYTDNHNV from the coding sequence ATGTCCAAGTTCTTCCGCCGCCGCAAGTTCTGCAAGTTCACCGCCGAGGGCGTCAAGGAGATCGATTACAAGGATCTCAACACCCTGCGCCAGAACCTGACCGAGAACGGCAAGATCGTTCCCAGCCGCATCACCGGCACCAAGTCGAAGTACCAGCGCCAGCTCGCCACCGCCGTCAAGCGCGCGCGTTTCCTGGCCCTGATCCCGTACACCGACAACCACAACGTCTGA